From a single Nicotiana tomentosiformis chromosome 2, ASM39032v3, whole genome shotgun sequence genomic region:
- the LOC104095039 gene encoding probable prolyl 4-hydroxylase 9: MKSRGKLLGQRWWSLGLPSVFLLCLFFFLVGLFGSTLISQQDVQVDSVRPRSRVLESVEEFDALPNGETGEHSLTSISFQVLSWFPRAVYFPNFATEEQCQGIIKMAKAELKPSALALRKGETAENTKGIRTSSGMFISSSEDKTGILDLIEEKIARATMIPRTHGEAFNVLRYEIGQSYHSHYDAFDPSQYGPQKSQRVASFLLYLSDVEEGGETMFPFENGQNMDANYDFRKCIGLKVKPRRGDGLLFYSLFPNGTIDPTSLHGSCPVIRGEKWVATKWIRDQELDE, translated from the exons ATGAAGAGCAGAGGCAAATTACTGGGACAAAGATGGTGGAGCTTAGGGTTACCTTCGGTTTTTCTCCTTTGtcttttcttcttcctcgtcGGTTTATTCGGTTCTACTCTCATCTCTCAGCAG GATGTACAAGTAGATAGTGTACGACCGAGGTCGAGGGTGCTTGAATCTGTGgaagaatttgatgctttgccCAATGGCGAGACTGGAGAACATTCCCTCACTTCCATCTCCTTTCAG GTCTTAAGCTGGTTCCCGCGTGCAGTATACTTTCCCAATTTCGCAACTGAAGAACAATGCCAAGGCATTATTAAGATGGCAAAGGCGGAGCTGAAACCATCAGCTTTGGCTCTCCGCAAAGGAGAAACAGCAGAGAATACCAAAGGAattagaacaag TTCTGGCATGTTTATCAGTTCATCTGAAGACAAAACTGGAATTTTGGACCTCATTGAGGAAAAAATTGCAAGGGCGACTATGATCCCCAGGACACATGGAGAG GCATTTAATGTGTTGCGGTATGAAATCGGCCAGAGTTATCATTCACATTATGATGCATTTGATCCTTCTCAATATGGTCCTCAGAAGAGCCAAAGG GTTGCATCCTTTTTATTGTATTTATCTGATGTGGAAGAAGGTGGAGAAACCATGTTTCCTTTCGAG AATGGGCAGAACATGGATGCTAATTATGACTTCCGCAAGTGTATTGGTTTGAAAGTGAAGCCGCGTAGAGGGGATGGACTACTGTTCTACTCACTGTTTCCAAATGGTACAATTGATCCG ACATCTCTTCACGGGAGCTGTCCAGTAATCAGAGGCGAAAAATGGGTTGCCACAAAGTGGATCAGGGATCAGGAACTTGATGAATAA